The sequence CGAATCAAACTCGCGGTCCGAGAGGCCGTGCGGGTGCTCGCTTCGGGGCTGGAGCGTCATCAGATCGACGACGTTCACCACCCGGATCTTGACGTCCGGAAAATGCCGACGGAGCAGGTCCACCGCGGCCAACGTCTCCAACGTGGGGACGTCGCCGGCGCACCCCATCACCACGTCCGGCTCAGTGTCCTGGTCGGTGCACGCCCAGGGCCAGATCCCGATCCCGGCCGTGCAGTGCTTGACCGCCGCGTCCATGTCGAGCCACTGCAGGGCCGGCTGCTTGCCGGCCACGATCACGTTCACGTAGTGCCGGCTGCGCAGGCAGTGATCGGCCACGGAGAGGAGCGTGTTCGCATCGGGCGGCAGGTACACGCGGACGATGTCCGCCTTCTTGTTGACGACATGGTCGATGAACCCCGGATCCTGGTGGCTGAAGCCGTTGTGATCTTGCCGCCAGACGTGGGACGTCAGAAGATAGTTCAGAGACGCGATGGGCCGCCGCCAGGCCAGGTGGCGCGTCACCTTGAGCCATTTCGCGTGTTGATTGAACATCGAGTCCACGATGTGAATGAACGCCTCGTAACAGGAAAAGAAGCCGTGCCGTCCGGTCAGGAGATATCCCTCGAGCCACCCCTGGCACAGGTGCTCACTCAGGACTTCCATCACACGGCCGTCCGGCGAGAGATGGTCGTCGGTCGGGAGAATGGGACCGGTGAACACCCGATCGGTCACCTCAAACAGCGCGTCGAGGCGGTTCGAGGCCGTCTCGTCGGGCCCCATCACGCGGAAGTTTGTGGGGTTCCACTTCATCACGTCGCGCAGAAACCGTCCGAGCACCCGCGTGGCCTCTGTGGTCACCGTCCCCGGCTTGGGGACGTCAACCGCGTAGCCGCGGAAATCCGGCATCGCGAGATCTCGCAGGAGCAGACCGCCGTTGGCATGGAGGTTGGCCCCCATCCGCCGACCGCCTTTCGGCGCCAGCTCCGCCAGGTCCGGACGTGGCGTCCCGTTGGCGTCGAAGAGTTCTTCGGGCCGGTAGCTCTTCATCCACTCCTCGAGCAGCCGGAGATGCTCCGGCTTGGACTTGACCTCCGCCAGCGGCACCTGATGGGAGCGCCACGTGCCCTCGATCGGCTTGCCGTCCACCGTTTTCGGGCCCGTCCAGCCCTTCGGTGTGCGCAGGATGATCATCGGCCACGCCGGGCGGCCCTTGTATCCGCCGGCGCGCGCCTCCTGCTGCACGCGGTGAAT is a genomic window of bacterium containing:
- a CDS encoding phosphoketolase family protein; translation: MVTTESGRSAQLTVSAKPLPSDELRRMDAYWRAANYLSVGQIYLYDNPLLREPLTPEHVKPRLLGHWGTTPGLNFIYVHLNRVIKQYDLNMIYVTGPGHGGPGLVANTYLEGTYSEVYPHISRDADGMKRLFTQFSFPGGVPSHVAPETPGSIHEGGELGYALAHAYGAAFDNPDLLVCCVVGDGEAETGPLATSWHSNKFLNPVRDGAVLPILHLNGYKIANPTVLGRLSDEDLSQLFTGYGYTSYFVEGKDPESTHQLMAATLDAVIADIHRVQQEARAGGYKGRPAWPMIILRTPKGWTGPKTVDGKPIEGTWRSHQVPLAEVKSKPEHLRLLEEWMKSYRPEELFDANGTPRPDLAELAPKGGRRMGANLHANGGLLLRDLAMPDFRGYAVDVPKPGTVTTEATRVLGRFLRDVMKWNPTNFRVMGPDETASNRLDALFEVTDRVFTGPILPTDDHLSPDGRVMEVLSEHLCQGWLEGYLLTGRHGFFSCYEAFIHIVDSMFNQHAKWLKVTRHLAWRRPIASLNYLLTSHVWRQDHNGFSHQDPGFIDHVVNKKADIVRVYLPPDANTLLSVADHCLRSRHYVNVIVAGKQPALQWLDMDAAVKHCTAGIGIWPWACTDQDTEPDVVMGCAGDVPTLETLAAVDLLRRHFPDVKIRVVNVVDLMTLQPRSEHPHGLSDREFDSMFTTDRPIIFAYHGYPWLIHRLTYRRTNHANLHVRGYKEEGTTTTPFDMTVLNELDRFHLAGDVVDRVPRLARVGAHFKQLLRDKLIEHQQYIVTHGDDMPEIREWQWPC